The genomic window GCGGGGCACTCGACCCAGGACGAGCTGCTGCTGCTGACCACGCACGGCCTGCTGCACCTGCTCGGCTTCGACCACGCGGAGCCGGAGGAGGAGAAGGAGATGTTCGGCATCCAGCGCGACGTGCTCGTCGGCTTCACCCTCGCCGAGCGCCGCCGAGCGCGATGATCACCGCCGTCTTCTTCATCGTCGCCGCCCTGCTCGTCGCCTTCGGCGGTCTCATGGCGGCCATCGACGCGGCCCTCGGCTCGGTCAGCCGCACCGACATGGTCGACCTGGCCTCGCAGAAGAAGAACCCGCGCACCCTCCTCGCCGTCGCGAACGAGGTCGGCGCCCACGTCAACGCGGTCAACTTCCTCCGCATCGTCGCCGAGACGATCGCGGCGGTGCTCGTGACCCTCGCGTTCGCGCGCCTCATCGACGAGTGGTGGTGGGCCCTCGCGGTGAGCGCGCTCATCATGATCGCCGTCTCGTTCATCCTCGTCGGCTCGAGCCCGCGCAGCGTCGGCCGCACCCACCCCCGGCCTCTCCTGCGGGTCACGGGCGGCCTCATCCGCGGCGTGCGCCTCGCGATCGGGCCGCTCGCCGACGCGCTCGTCGCGATCGGCAACCGGGTGACGCCCGGCCGGCCCCGCAGTGCGACCTTCTCGAGCGAGGAGCAGCTGCTGAGCATGGTCGACGAGGCCACCGATCTCGAGGTGCTCGAGAAGGAGGACCGCGAGCTCATCCACTCGATCTTCGAGTTCAACGACACGATCGTGCGCGAGGTGATGCTGCCCCGCACCGACATGGTGACGCTCGAGCGCGACGCGACGGTCTCCGACGCGATGGGTCTGTTCCTCGCGCGCGGCGTCTCGCGCATCCCCGTCATCGGCGACGACACGGACGACGTGCTCGGCGTCGTGTACCTGCGTGACGCCTCCCGCATGGCCTTCGAGACGCCGGAGGCCTGCGCGACGACGCTCGTCGAGAGCGTCGCGAAGCCCGCCCTCTTCCTGCCGGAGTCGAAGAAGGCCGACGACGCGCTGCGGCAGCTGCAGCTGGAGTCGAACCACCTCGCCCTCGTCGTCGACGAGTACGGCGGCATCGCCGGTCTCGTGACGATGGAGGACCTCATCGAGGAGCTCGTCGGCGAGATCAGCGACGAGTACGACCGCGAGACGGCGGCCTCCGAGCAGCTGTCCGAGAACCTCTTCCGCGTCAGCGCGCGCATGCCCGTCGACGAGCTTGGCGACCTGTTCGGCATCGAGCTCGACGACGACGACGTCGACACGGTGGGCGGCCTCCTCACCAAGCACCTCGGCCGGCTCCCCGTGGCCGGATCGAGCACGAGCATCGACGGGCTGCAGCTCACGGCCGAGCGCACGGAGGGCCGTCGCAAGCGCGTCGTGACCGTGCTCGTCGAGGCCGATCAGACGCTGCTGGATGCCCGGCGCGCGTTCTCGGAGGACGAGCAGACGCTCGTGGAGGAGCAGGCATGAGCGCAGCATCCCGCGATGAGAGCCCGACCGGCCCCGCCGCCGGCACCCCGGAGCACCGCGCCGGCTTCGTCACCTTCGTCGGCCGCCCCAACGTCGGCAAGTCGACCCTGACCAACGCCCTCGTCGGCGAGAAGGTCGCCATCACCTCCTCGAAGCCGCAGACGACGCGCCGCGCCATCCGCGGCATCGTGCACCGCCCGCACGGTCAGCTCATCGTCGTCGACACACCGGGCTTGCACCGCCCGCGCACCCTGCTCGGCGAGCGCCTCAATTCGGTCGTGCAGACGACCCTCGGCGACGTCGACGTCATCGGCTTCTGCGTGCCCGCGACCGAGGCGATCGGCCCGGGCGACAAGTACATCAACGAGCAGCTCGAGTCGTTCCCGCGCACGCGCAAGGTCGCGATCGTCACGAAGACCGACGCCGCCGGCCCCGCGCGGGTCGCCGAGCAGCTGCTCGCCGTCTCGCGCCTGCGCGACTGGGACGAGATCATCCCGCTCTCCGCCGTCACGGGCGACCAGGTGGAGCTGCTGCTCGACCACCTGCTCGCCCTGATGCCGATGTCGCCGCCCCTCTACGGCGACGAGGCGCGCACCGACGAGACCGAGGACGACCGCATCTCCGAGCTCATCCGCGAGGCCGCGCTGGAGGGCGTGAGCGACGAGCTGCCGCACTCGCTCGCCGTGACGGTCGACGAGATCGACGAGCGCGACGACGGCCTGCTGCAGATCTTCGCCAACGTCTGGGTCGAGCGCGACAGCCAGAAGGGCATCATCATCGGCCACCGCGGCGCCCGCCTCGGCGAGGTCGGCGCGCGGGCCCGCGGCGAGATCGAGAAGCTGCTGGGCCGCCGCGTGTTCCTCAAGCTGCACGTCAAGGTCGCCAAGGAGTGGCAGCGCGACCCGAAGCAGTTGGGGCGGCTCGGCTTCTAGGGCCCGCCGCCCGCCCGCCGAGGCAGCAGCCCGTGGTCGTGCGCGTAGAGCACGACCTGCACGCGGTCGCGCAGGGCCAGCTTCGCGAGGATGCGGCCGACGTGCGACTTCACCGTCGCCTCGCTGACGAACTCGCGGGCGGCGATCTCGGCGTTGCTCAGGCCCGCGGCGACGGCGGCGAAGATCTCGCGCTCGCGCGGGCTGAGCGCGTCGAGCGCGGCGGGGTCGGCGGCGCGGCCGGCGGGGGCGGGATGCTCGGCGCGAGCATCCACGTGGGCCAGCAGGTCGCCGATCGCCCCCGGCGCGACCACCGCGTGCCCGCCGTGCACCGCCCGGACGGCGGCGAGCAGGAACTCGGGCTCGGCGTCCTTCAGCAGGAACCCGCTCGCCCCGGCGCGGATCGCCCGCAGCGCGGCGTCGTCGAGGTCGAAGGTCGTGAGCACGATGACGCGCGGCGGGGTGCGGCCGTTCGCGGCGGCGTCGCGCAGGATGCCCGCCGTGCCCGCGATGCCGTCGGTGCCCGGCATCCGGATGTCCATGAGCACGACGTCCGGCGCCGTCTGCTGCGCCGTCGTGACCGCGGCAGCGCCGTCGCCGGCCTCGCCGACGACCCGCAGGTCGGGCTGCGAGTCGATGAGCATCGCCATGCCGCGGCGGAACAGCGGCTGATCGTCGACGAGCAGCACGCCGATCGGGTGCGGGCTCATCGCCTGAACGCCCGTCCGAGGAACCAGGGCAGGGCGATCGCGAGATCGCCGCGGCGGCGGGGCACGGTGAGCACGATGATGCGCACGGCTCCGGGTGCGGTCCCGGCGTTCGCGGGCGCTGCGGGTGCTGCGGGTCCGATGGGTGCTGCGGGTGCCGGAGGATCGGCCGGGGCGGGCGCGGGGGTGCCGGCGGCGGTCATGCGCGCGACCCGGCCTCGAGAGCGAGCACCGGCGATCCGCCGAGCTCGCCGTCATCGGGGTGCGCCTCGGAGGGGGCCGGCTCGAGCG from Microcella daejeonensis includes these protein-coding regions:
- a CDS encoding hemolysin family protein gives rise to the protein MITAVFFIVAALLVAFGGLMAAIDAALGSVSRTDMVDLASQKKNPRTLLAVANEVGAHVNAVNFLRIVAETIAAVLVTLAFARLIDEWWWALAVSALIMIAVSFILVGSSPRSVGRTHPRPLLRVTGGLIRGVRLAIGPLADALVAIGNRVTPGRPRSATFSSEEQLLSMVDEATDLEVLEKEDRELIHSIFEFNDTIVREVMLPRTDMVTLERDATVSDAMGLFLARGVSRIPVIGDDTDDVLGVVYLRDASRMAFETPEACATTLVESVAKPALFLPESKKADDALRQLQLESNHLALVVDEYGGIAGLVTMEDLIEELVGEISDEYDRETAASEQLSENLFRVSARMPVDELGDLFGIELDDDDVDTVGGLLTKHLGRLPVAGSSTSIDGLQLTAERTEGRRKRVVTVLVEADQTLLDARRAFSEDEQTLVEEQA
- the era gene encoding GTPase Era — encoded protein: MSAASRDESPTGPAAGTPEHRAGFVTFVGRPNVGKSTLTNALVGEKVAITSSKPQTTRRAIRGIVHRPHGQLIVVDTPGLHRPRTLLGERLNSVVQTTLGDVDVIGFCVPATEAIGPGDKYINEQLESFPRTRKVAIVTKTDAAGPARVAEQLLAVSRLRDWDEIIPLSAVTGDQVELLLDHLLALMPMSPPLYGDEARTDETEDDRISELIREAALEGVSDELPHSLAVTVDEIDERDDGLLQIFANVWVERDSQKGIIIGHRGARLGEVGARARGEIEKLLGRRVFLKLHVKVAKEWQRDPKQLGRLGF
- a CDS encoding response regulator, whose product is MSPHPIGVLLVDDQPLFRRGMAMLIDSQPDLRVVGEAGDGAAAVTTAQQTAPDVVLMDIRMPGTDGIAGTAGILRDAAANGRTPPRVIVLTTFDLDDAALRAIRAGASGFLLKDAEPEFLLAAVRAVHGGHAVVAPGAIGDLLAHVDARAEHPAPAGRAADPAALDALSPREREIFAAVAAGLSNAEIAAREFVSEATVKSHVGRILAKLALRDRVQVVLYAHDHGLLPRRAGGGP